Proteins found in one Fulvitalea axinellae genomic segment:
- the sph gene encoding sphingomyelin phosphodiesterase codes for MERGVYGVLAPIFVGLAIMLASCESKLDDLEGEFSGQETALRNASHNRPEGISVLSHNLFLLPVDGYWNNYERVERMAEADYLKGYDVVVFQEVIHNGPVDRLLEKLKKEYPYQTPVMGRGKSGWDATLGAYSSVTFEDGGVVILSKWPIEVKKQYVYKEAVEYDYMANKGFAYAQVNKKGERYHIIGTHMQATHTGGWEKYAPVRAAQLKEMRSFMDGLPKDEMVLMAGDFNVIRESAEYPAMLDILGAGDPQFVGKEHSFDVIENQIIAKRYDGTTPEYLDYVLYSKNHKVPPFWQNLCFDPVMPKQVHAMGTSFFEYSDHYPVAGFMYAPANAPKASLRYREFDHVSFEHLKTGKYVTSRTDGDWDDYLKIGPSSPAKEALYNVIAKGNGDYNDIANGTLVTVEPSYKRHFKWNEYANTGIYPKKGSAMMNLALKVIKSDDGDINNGVQEGDVVAFVVDHAVGPTRYISPWPEQDRWKDYMFLWDERLTDNAFFVIHLNPDSREDWSGELVY; via the coding sequence ATGGAGAGAGGTGTATATGGGGTCTTGGCTCCTATATTCGTGGGTTTGGCCATAATGTTGGCTTCTTGCGAGTCCAAGCTTGATGATCTGGAAGGCGAGTTTTCCGGGCAGGAAACTGCATTGCGCAATGCTAGTCATAATAGGCCGGAAGGTATCAGCGTGTTGAGTCATAATTTGTTTCTGTTGCCTGTTGACGGTTACTGGAATAATTATGAGCGTGTGGAGCGTATGGCCGAGGCGGATTATCTGAAGGGTTATGATGTGGTTGTCTTTCAGGAAGTGATTCATAATGGTCCGGTAGACCGGTTGCTTGAGAAGTTGAAGAAAGAATATCCGTACCAGACGCCGGTGATGGGGCGTGGCAAGTCCGGCTGGGACGCTACGCTGGGGGCGTATTCGTCAGTTACTTTTGAGGATGGCGGCGTGGTTATTCTGAGCAAATGGCCTATCGAAGTGAAAAAACAGTATGTCTACAAAGAGGCTGTCGAGTACGATTATATGGCCAACAAAGGTTTCGCTTACGCCCAGGTTAACAAAAAGGGAGAAAGATACCACATTATAGGTACGCATATGCAGGCTACGCATACCGGCGGTTGGGAAAAGTACGCCCCTGTAAGGGCCGCTCAGCTAAAGGAGATGCGATCTTTTATGGACGGACTGCCTAAGGATGAGATGGTGCTTATGGCCGGCGATTTCAACGTGATTAGGGAATCTGCCGAGTATCCGGCGATGTTGGATATCCTTGGCGCTGGCGATCCGCAATTTGTGGGCAAGGAGCATTCTTTTGACGTTATCGAAAACCAGATTATCGCCAAGCGATACGACGGTACTACGCCGGAGTATCTGGATTACGTTCTTTATTCCAAAAACCATAAGGTTCCGCCGTTTTGGCAGAATCTGTGTTTCGATCCCGTAATGCCCAAGCAGGTACACGCTATGGGAACCTCATTTTTTGAGTATTCGGACCACTACCCCGTCGCCGGATTTATGTATGCCCCGGCTAATGCTCCAAAGGCGAGTTTGAGGTATCGGGAGTTTGACCATGTTAGCTTTGAACATTTGAAAACCGGAAAGTACGTTACGTCCAGAACCGACGGTGATTGGGATGATTATTTGAAAATCGGTCCTTCAAGTCCAGCAAAGGAGGCTTTGTACAATGTAATCGCCAAAGGCAACGGAGACTATAACGACATCGCTAATGGGACTTTGGTGACTGTAGAACCTTCGTACAAGCGTCATTTCAAGTGGAACGAATACGCGAATACGGGCATTTACCCTAAAAAAGGTTCGGCGATGATGAATTTGGCTCTGAAAGTTATCAAGTCGGATGATGGCGATATCAATAACGGTGTACAGGAAGGCGATGTAGTCGCTTTCGTCGTTGACCATGCCGTGGGACCTACGCGTTATATTTCTCCTTGGCCTGAACAAGACCGCTGGAAAGATTACATGTTTCTGTGGGACGAACGGTTGACCGATAACGCCTTTTTTGTTATCCACCTGAATCCGGATAGCAGAGAGGATTGGAGCGGAGAGTTGGTGTATTGA
- a CDS encoding sulfatase, translated as MKKSYLCLGLALWSLLASCEEKKKEKPKRPPNIVIVYADDMGWADAGFNNVRAFYETPNLDRLASEGLNLRRFYPSAANCAPSRACMLTGTFTPRHGVYIPQGLSRGGSVEQMRFKVPARGADSTFNTFPVSVNQVPASFTSLAELLRQKGYASARFGKWHIGDDNQGFGVNSANGELGQITNRHGKEARYYGDTLVAERLTEASVNFMRENKDRPFFLYLAHWEVHAPNAARKGRIAYYRKKAEEQGRTDINPVYAAEVEQIDRSVGRISEALAELGLEENTLLIFTSDNGGVSANTSNLPLRAGKGTFYEGGIRTPCVMRWKGVTKPGSVSEQPVNGVDFMPTFAELSGAPLPESQPVDGESIVPLLRGKDYKRKKSMFFHFPLYLGTGNSDKVLPSYKGKSAYWRSVPCSVLIWDDWKLIYYYEYDRHELYKLSEDISEKNNLWNKDREKAQEMLAEMRRWVVETDAPVPLVENI; from the coding sequence ATGAAGAAATCGTACCTGTGTCTCGGGCTCGCTTTATGGAGCCTGTTGGCTTCTTGCGAAGAAAAGAAAAAAGAGAAACCGAAGCGCCCGCCGAATATCGTTATCGTTTACGCCGACGATATGGGCTGGGCCGACGCCGGATTCAATAACGTGAGGGCTTTTTACGAAACGCCCAACTTGGACCGCTTGGCTTCCGAAGGGCTGAATCTCCGGCGTTTTTACCCTTCGGCGGCGAACTGCGCCCCCTCCCGGGCCTGTATGCTGACGGGCACGTTCACGCCTCGTCACGGCGTGTATATTCCGCAGGGGCTGTCGCGTGGCGGTTCCGTGGAGCAAATGCGCTTCAAAGTCCCGGCCCGTGGCGCCGATTCCACCTTCAACACCTTCCCCGTAAGCGTAAACCAAGTTCCCGCTTCCTTTACCTCCTTGGCCGAATTGCTGAGGCAAAAAGGCTACGCATCGGCCCGTTTCGGCAAATGGCATATCGGTGACGACAATCAGGGCTTTGGCGTAAATTCCGCCAATGGCGAACTGGGCCAGATCACTAACCGACACGGAAAAGAGGCTCGCTACTACGGCGATACGTTGGTGGCGGAACGGCTGACGGAAGCTTCCGTAAACTTTATGCGGGAGAACAAGGACCGGCCGTTTTTCCTTTACTTGGCCCACTGGGAAGTGCACGCCCCGAACGCCGCACGCAAAGGCCGGATAGCCTATTACCGCAAAAAAGCCGAGGAACAGGGCCGGACGGACATCAATCCGGTTTACGCCGCCGAGGTGGAGCAGATAGACCGGAGCGTAGGCCGGATCAGCGAGGCCTTGGCCGAACTGGGGTTGGAGGAAAACACCTTGCTGATCTTCACCTCCGACAACGGAGGCGTATCGGCCAACACGTCCAACCTACCGCTAAGGGCCGGTAAAGGCACGTTCTACGAAGGCGGAATACGGACGCCTTGCGTAATGCGCTGGAAAGGCGTAACCAAACCCGGAAGCGTCTCGGAACAACCCGTAAACGGCGTGGATTTTATGCCCACATTCGCCGAGCTTTCCGGCGCTCCCTTACCCGAATCCCAACCCGTGGACGGCGAGTCGATCGTTCCGTTGCTGAGGGGTAAGGATTATAAAAGGAAGAAGAGTATGTTTTTCCATTTCCCTCTCTATCTCGGCACCGGTAATTCCGACAAGGTTTTGCCCTCGTACAAAGGCAAATCCGCTTATTGGCGGTCGGTGCCCTGCTCGGTGCTGATTTGGGACGATTGGAAGCTGATTTATTATTACGAATATGATCGCCATGAGCTTTATAAGCTAAGCGAAGATATTTCCGAAAAGAATAACCTCTGGAATAAGGATAGGGAAAAAGCGCAGGAAATGCTGGCGGAGATGAGGCGTTGGGTAGTGGAAACGGATGCGCCTGTGCCACTGGTTGAAAATATTTAG
- a CDS encoding PKD domain-containing protein has product MIKKTTLLQIFMASTFAFACGSDSDSEEATSNTAPVANAGKDAEYKNGQQVTLDGSASSDADNDPLTFKWTASSQNPATVTLSEAKTAKPKFTAPETAGKYTFSLVVNDGKTDSKADQVDITVSVTPTEASNTKPVADAGKDQTVTAGDEVTLDGSASSDTDKDELKYKWTVSGQNPEAVTLSDASVAQPKFTAPTTAGEYTFNLVVNDGKDDSESASVKVTVKEPEQTGASITYADISREGVLFLSATHGNGTFVAVGYYGKTLNSEDRGSVHYSEDGVTWTEVADVTGGTSWQEVIFANNQFVMVGDNGAVATSPDGVTWTKSQTNEQWDWKSVSYQAPNYIFTASKGRYGVSNGSDLVNLTVKRSDYVDDEWNGQAYGNNVYVTVGKDGRVGYSDNGKDWDFKTIDKSSYRRFGDVTYGKHGFVATVSQGSTTVATSTDGKAWTLKTNSLSFQGVEYLDGKYVLLGTHLKDEGLYFSEGLDFDNAEKIELEGRMLDVVFAEGKYIVVGSKVAVVTL; this is encoded by the coding sequence ATGATTAAAAAAACCACACTGTTGCAAATTTTTATGGCTTCGACCTTTGCGTTTGCCTGCGGATCCGACTCCGACAGCGAGGAAGCCACGTCAAATACCGCCCCGGTGGCCAATGCCGGAAAAGACGCCGAATACAAAAATGGCCAGCAGGTAACACTGGACGGATCCGCCTCGTCAGACGCTGACAATGACCCGTTGACCTTCAAATGGACCGCTTCCAGCCAAAACCCCGCCACCGTTACGCTTTCGGAAGCCAAAACGGCAAAACCGAAATTCACGGCGCCGGAAACCGCCGGCAAATACACATTCAGCTTGGTAGTGAACGACGGGAAAACCGATTCCAAAGCCGACCAAGTCGATATCACCGTATCGGTAACACCGACGGAAGCATCAAACACCAAGCCTGTGGCCGACGCCGGCAAAGACCAAACCGTAACAGCCGGTGATGAAGTGACGTTGGACGGATCCGCCTCATCGGACACCGACAAGGACGAGCTGAAATACAAGTGGACCGTTTCCGGGCAAAATCCCGAAGCCGTTACGCTCTCGGACGCCAGCGTAGCCCAACCCAAATTCACGGCCCCGACAACCGCCGGCGAATATACGTTCAACCTAGTTGTAAACGACGGCAAGGACGATTCCGAAAGCGCAAGCGTAAAAGTGACCGTAAAGGAGCCTGAACAAACAGGAGCTTCCATCACTTACGCCGACATTAGCCGTGAAGGCGTTCTTTTCTTGTCGGCGACCCACGGAAACGGCACTTTCGTAGCCGTTGGATATTACGGCAAAACACTCAACAGCGAAGATCGCGGATCGGTACATTACTCCGAAGACGGCGTAACCTGGACAGAAGTCGCCGACGTAACTGGAGGAACCTCTTGGCAAGAGGTGATTTTCGCGAACAACCAATTCGTAATGGTAGGCGACAATGGCGCCGTAGCCACATCCCCGGACGGCGTGACTTGGACAAAATCCCAAACAAACGAACAGTGGGATTGGAAAAGTGTCAGCTACCAAGCGCCTAATTACATCTTTACGGCTTCAAAAGGTCGTTACGGAGTTTCAAACGGTTCGGACCTCGTAAACCTGACCGTAAAACGAAGCGATTACGTAGACGACGAATGGAACGGACAAGCGTACGGAAACAACGTGTATGTAACCGTAGGTAAAGACGGTCGGGTAGGGTACTCAGACAACGGAAAGGACTGGGACTTCAAAACCATCGACAAGTCAAGTTACAGAAGGTTCGGTGATGTCACTTACGGAAAGCATGGATTCGTGGCCACCGTTTCACAAGGCTCTACCACCGTGGCCACTTCCACCGACGGAAAAGCGTGGACCTTGAAAACAAACAGCCTGTCATTCCAAGGCGTGGAATATCTCGACGGAAAATACGTATTGCTGGGCACGCACCTGAAAGATGAGGGACTATACTTTTCCGAAGGGCTCGACTTCGATAACGCCGAAAAAATCGAATTGGAAGGCCGTATGCTCGACGTAGTTTTCGCCGAAGGCAAATACATAGTGGTAGGGAGCAAAGTCGCCGTTGTCACGCTTTAA
- a CDS encoding cupin: MQTASLLKDLAYGDERPAISVLFESETSKEIRILMRAGQVMKEHKTAFPITVELYRGAVDFGVEGKVLNLVAGDMLSLAPSVPHDLKATEDAIIRLTLSKLDTEERVKDVAKK; encoded by the coding sequence ATGCAAACTGCGTCATTACTCAAAGACTTGGCATACGGCGACGAAAGACCGGCTATATCCGTACTCTTCGAAAGCGAGACCTCCAAAGAGATCCGCATCCTGATGAGAGCCGGCCAAGTGATGAAAGAGCACAAAACAGCCTTTCCGATTACCGTAGAGCTTTATCGCGGCGCCGTGGATTTCGGTGTAGAAGGTAAAGTCCTGAATTTGGTGGCCGGCGATATGCTCAGCCTTGCGCCTAGCGTACCGCATGACCTCAAAGCCACGGAAGACGCCATCATCCGTCTGACGCTTTCAAAACTCGATACAGAAGAACGCGTGAAAGACGTAGCGAAAAAATAA
- a CDS encoding RNA 2'-phosphotransferase: MIDEKKLRKISKFLSLVLRHKPETIGIALDGKGWTEVAGLLEKMKMAGRPLDMEMLEAVVEANNKKRFAFNADKTMIRANQGHSVNVELGYTPVEPPEILFHGTARKNIGSIFQSGLEKRGRHHVHLSAETETAVAVGQRHGKPVVLEVRAKEMRRDGYAFFVSDNGVWLTEEVPTKYLVLKEEVKS; encoded by the coding sequence ATGATAGACGAGAAAAAACTGCGAAAAATAAGCAAATTTTTAAGCTTGGTACTTCGCCACAAGCCCGAAACAATAGGAATTGCGTTGGACGGGAAAGGCTGGACAGAGGTTGCCGGATTATTGGAAAAGATGAAGATGGCCGGTCGCCCGCTTGATATGGAGATGCTTGAGGCTGTGGTGGAGGCGAATAACAAAAAACGTTTCGCTTTTAACGCCGATAAGACTATGATCCGGGCAAATCAAGGTCATTCCGTGAATGTGGAATTGGGCTATACGCCGGTGGAGCCGCCGGAAATTCTTTTTCATGGAACAGCCCGCAAAAATATAGGCTCCATTTTCCAGTCGGGACTGGAAAAGCGGGGAAGGCACCACGTTCATTTGAGCGCCGAAACGGAAACCGCCGTGGCCGTAGGGCAAAGGCACGGAAAGCCTGTGGTGTTGGAAGTTCGGGCAAAGGAAATGCGCCGGGACGGATACGCGTTTTTTGTTTCCGATAACGGCGTATGGCTAACCGAAGAGGTGCCGACAAAGTATCTGGTGTTGAAAGAAGAAGTCAAATCTTAA
- a CDS encoding sigma-70 family RNA polymerase sigma factor, giving the protein MSLQEETFLKEIHKHQALIQRICHIYRDNAEDREDLFQEMIYQLWKSYPKFESRSKISSWMYRICLNTAIVTFRKPRLITTEIGSVPEPATETHDDSDREALYSAIRKLNDSEKAIITLYLDDVDNTEMASIIGISKNNLSVRLNRIKNKIRTLVNA; this is encoded by the coding sequence ATGAGCCTCCAAGAAGAAACGTTCCTAAAGGAAATCCATAAACACCAAGCCCTGATCCAAAGGATCTGCCACATCTACCGCGACAACGCCGAGGACAGGGAAGACCTGTTTCAGGAAATGATTTATCAGCTTTGGAAATCCTATCCAAAATTCGAATCCAGATCAAAAATCAGCTCTTGGATGTACCGCATATGCCTCAATACGGCGATAGTGACTTTCCGAAAACCCAGACTTATCACCACCGAAATCGGAAGCGTGCCCGAGCCCGCAACAGAAACGCATGACGACAGCGACCGGGAAGCGCTCTACTCCGCCATCCGCAAACTCAACGATTCGGAAAAAGCGATCATCACACTCTATCTGGATGATGTCGACAATACCGAAATGGCCTCGATTATCGGTATCAGCAAAAACAACCTCAGCGTCCGGCTGAACAGAATCAAGAATAAAATCAGAACCCTAGTAAACGCATAA
- a CDS encoding DUF695 domain-containing protein, whose amino-acid sequence MFDIFKSREQERISTYEGFWNWFLTEEKSFFKVLSKGENVERDFCEHLSPKLKELREGFFFLAGMLDDKTAELIISADGRLRNIPYVEELIESAPKLGNWKFTGLKPASDIQNTSIRMSGYEYHADNMWFYAIKHERYPDEIDIVITHDDFNQEDKVNLESGVHIFLDNYLGELNFAVSIDRISLISPSDAEKELIPISKLKDYLIWREKEFVEKYEATYYDSENDSYSALKGNMKDSGNSFFATINNNLLEWDAKPSHPWVMEIDFTFEGPNGMPDERTYKLLDVFEDELTSILKDSDGFLNVGRETGDNHRRIYFACKDFRKATKVIERIMEKYEEGLKGDFMIYKDKYWLSFRKFMA is encoded by the coding sequence ATGTTTGATATTTTTAAAAGCCGAGAGCAAGAACGTATCAGTACTTATGAGGGCTTTTGGAATTGGTTCCTGACGGAAGAAAAATCCTTTTTTAAGGTTCTTAGCAAAGGAGAAAACGTTGAACGGGATTTTTGTGAACACCTTTCTCCTAAGCTAAAAGAACTTAGGGAGGGCTTTTTCTTTTTGGCGGGAATGTTAGACGATAAGACTGCGGAGTTGATTATCTCAGCCGATGGACGGTTAAGGAATATTCCATATGTAGAAGAACTAATAGAAAGTGCTCCAAAGCTAGGTAATTGGAAGTTCACTGGATTGAAGCCGGCTTCTGACATTCAGAATACCTCAATAAGAATGAGTGGATATGAATATCACGCAGACAATATGTGGTTCTATGCCATTAAGCATGAGCGATATCCTGATGAAATAGATATTGTTATCACTCATGATGATTTCAATCAAGAGGATAAAGTTAATTTAGAGAGTGGTGTACATATCTTTTTAGACAACTATCTGGGGGAGTTGAATTTTGCCGTTTCGATTGATCGAATATCGCTAATATCTCCTTCCGACGCCGAAAAGGAATTGATACCGATCTCGAAACTTAAAGATTACCTGATATGGAGAGAAAAGGAGTTTGTGGAAAAGTACGAGGCTACTTATTATGATAGTGAAAATGACTCCTACTCGGCTTTAAAAGGTAATATGAAGGACAGTGGGAATTCCTTTTTTGCGACTATAAACAACAACCTGTTGGAGTGGGACGCCAAACCTTCGCACCCTTGGGTTATGGAAATTGATTTTACTTTTGAAGGGCCCAACGGAATGCCTGACGAAAGGACGTATAAATTGTTAGACGTATTTGAGGATGAGCTTACAAGTATCCTGAAAGACTCCGACGGTTTTCTGAACGTAGGCAGAGAAACGGGAGATAACCACCGGCGTATTTACTTTGCGTGTAAAGATTTTCGAAAGGCTACCAAAGTGATTGAAAGAATAATGGAGAAGTATGAGGAGGGCCTAAAAGGAGACTTTATGATATACAAGGACAAGTATTGGCTGTCGTTTAGGAAGTTTATGGCTTAG
- a CDS encoding Rpn family recombination-promoting nuclease/putative transposase codes for MIEKFINPFTDFGFKKLFGEDQNKDILIDFLNQLLPEEDRIKDLTFHKNEHYARAIDDRRAIFDLYCENQDGEKFIIELQRAKQANFKDRSLYYASFPIQEQAEPGTEWKFKLKAVYTVCIMDFIFDEHQQDELLHQVKLMNIKTNKVFYDKLTFIYLETPKFKKQLHELESQFDKWLYLLRNLNRLTDRPLQLQERVFQKFFDAAEIAKYTPVQLEDYRESLKTLRDYYGTLDNKLQEGIEIGIEQGEKRKAIEIAKSLLAVGLSVEQIAKSTGLGIDEIELLR; via the coding sequence ATGATCGAGAAATTCATCAACCCCTTTACAGATTTCGGCTTCAAGAAACTTTTCGGCGAAGACCAAAACAAGGACATCCTTATCGATTTCCTTAATCAGTTATTACCCGAAGAGGATCGGATAAAGGATTTGACCTTCCATAAAAACGAGCACTACGCTAGGGCGATTGATGACCGCAGGGCTATTTTTGATCTGTATTGCGAAAATCAGGACGGCGAGAAATTCATAATAGAATTACAACGCGCCAAGCAAGCCAACTTTAAGGACAGGAGCCTCTATTACGCTTCGTTTCCGATTCAGGAACAGGCCGAACCGGGTACGGAGTGGAAATTCAAGCTCAAGGCCGTTTATACTGTTTGTATCATGGATTTTATTTTTGATGAGCACCAACAGGACGAACTGCTCCATCAGGTTAAGTTGATGAATATCAAGACAAACAAGGTCTTTTACGATAAGCTGACATTCATTTACTTAGAGACTCCCAAGTTCAAAAAACAATTGCACGAGCTCGAAAGCCAATTCGATAAATGGCTTTATTTACTGCGCAATCTTAACCGGCTTACCGACCGTCCGCTACAGTTGCAAGAGCGTGTATTCCAAAAGTTTTTCGATGCCGCCGAGATAGCCAAATACACGCCTGTTCAATTGGAAGATTACCGAGAATCGTTAAAAACACTCCGCGACTATTACGGGACTTTGGATAACAAACTACAGGAAGGTATCGAGATAGGTATTGAGCAAGGAGAAAAAAGAAAAGCAATAGAAATAGCCAAGAGTTTATTGGCTGTTGGGTTGTCAGTTGAGCAAATAGCCAAAAGCACGGGTTTGGGTATAGATGAGATTGAATTGTTGAGATAA
- a CDS encoding N-acetyltransferase: protein MEKLIDLNSQNLRDEHICCAISDKKCVEGYEAKKDWLEKEFANGYTFRRIDARAKVFTEFGPAENAWVPVEAPGYLLINCFWVSGRYKKQGYGKKLLASVMDDARNQGKHGVVTVVGKKKYHFMGDGKWFLRQGFEISDETPDGFLLLAKKLDTNNPSPTFSESVKQGGCPEANGLVAYYSNRCPFTEYHVRKSLEETAQNRNLPLKIIKLETAEQARQCSSPATIFSLFLDGKFVTTDVSVCMDSRFDRILEKSLVGR from the coding sequence ATGGAAAAACTAATCGACCTGAATTCGCAGAATCTCCGTGACGAACATATCTGTTGCGCCATATCCGACAAAAAATGCGTGGAGGGTTATGAGGCGAAAAAGGATTGGCTGGAAAAGGAATTCGCGAACGGCTACACCTTCCGCAGAATTGATGCCCGGGCGAAGGTGTTCACGGAATTCGGCCCTGCTGAAAACGCTTGGGTGCCTGTGGAGGCGCCCGGTTATCTGCTAATCAATTGCTTTTGGGTTTCCGGCAGGTACAAGAAACAAGGCTACGGAAAAAAACTTTTGGCCAGCGTAATGGACGACGCCCGGAATCAGGGAAAACACGGGGTGGTAACGGTGGTTGGCAAAAAGAAATACCACTTTATGGGCGACGGAAAATGGTTTCTGAGACAAGGCTTCGAAATCAGTGACGAAACGCCTGACGGTTTTCTGCTTTTGGCTAAAAAGCTAGACACGAATAACCCCTCCCCCACTTTTTCGGAATCGGTGAAACAGGGCGGTTGTCCCGAAGCGAACGGGCTTGTAGCCTATTACTCAAACCGATGCCCTTTTACAGAATATCATGTCCGGAAATCGTTGGAAGAAACGGCCCAAAACCGCAATCTTCCGTTAAAGATCATCAAACTAGAAACCGCTGAGCAAGCCCGCCAATGCTCCAGTCCGGCGACAATCTTCAGCCTGTTTTTGGACGGGAAGTTTGTGACCACCGATGTGAGCGTCTGTATGGATAGCCGTTTTGACCGTATTTTGGAGAAGAGTTTGGTGGGGCGTTAA